The Oscillospiraceae bacterium genome has a segment encoding these proteins:
- the ftsH gene encoding ATP-dependent zinc metalloprotease FtsH, with the protein MKEVKTPKKPLAYYYGIVLIVLIVFNLVVTPILMEHKVKETDYGTFMSMIEKKNIGEVEVNDNQIIFTDKDQKNIYKTGLMNDPNLTDRLYECGAVFAKDIDKQMSPIISFLLTGVLPLILFIALGNYMAKKLMEHAGGKNSMAFGMGKSNAKIYVQSSEGIRFSDVAGEDEAKENLSEIVDYLHNPKKYTDVGASMPKGVLLVGPPGTGKTMLAKAVAGESNVPFFSMSGSEFVEMFVGMGASKVRDLFGQAKEKAPCIVFIDEIDAIGKKRDGQMGGNDEREQTLNQLLTEMDGFEENNGVIILAATNRPESLDPALTRPGRFDRRVPVELPDLAGREAILKVHAKKIKASDDVDLHTIARMASGASGAELANIINEAALRAVRSGRTVINESDLEESIEVVIAGYQKKNAVLSDQEKKVVAYHEIGHALVAALQSHSAPVQKITIIPRTSGALGYTMQVEQGDKYLMTKKELENKIATFTGGRAAEEIVFGEITTGASNDIEQATKIARAMITRYGMTDEFDMVAMENVTNQYLGGDTSLSCSADTQKEIDEKVVQLVKAEHEKARKILAENRKKLDELAMYLYEKETITGDEFMDILDRK; encoded by the coding sequence ATGAAAGAAGTTAAAACACCGAAAAAACCACTGGCATATTATTATGGGATTGTGTTAATAGTGCTGATCGTATTTAATCTGGTTGTCACACCAATCCTTATGGAGCATAAGGTGAAAGAAACGGATTATGGCACTTTTATGAGCATGATCGAGAAGAAGAATATTGGTGAAGTAGAAGTTAATGACAATCAGATCATCTTTACAGATAAAGATCAAAAAAATATTTATAAAACAGGTCTGATGAACGATCCGAACCTGACGGACAGGCTATATGAATGTGGAGCAGTATTCGCAAAAGATATCGATAAACAGATGTCACCGATCATCAGCTTCCTGCTGACCGGGGTTTTGCCATTGATCCTTTTTATCGCACTGGGAAATTATATGGCGAAGAAACTGATGGAGCATGCCGGAGGAAAAAATTCGATGGCTTTTGGAATGGGAAAAAGCAATGCGAAGATTTATGTGCAATCCAGTGAGGGAATCCGTTTTTCAGACGTTGCAGGAGAAGATGAGGCGAAAGAAAACCTTTCAGAGATCGTTGATTATCTTCACAATCCGAAGAAGTATACCGATGTAGGTGCGTCTATGCCAAAAGGTGTCCTTCTTGTAGGACCTCCGGGAACCGGCAAAACAATGCTTGCGAAAGCAGTGGCGGGTGAATCAAATGTACCATTTTTCTCAATGTCCGGATCAGAATTCGTTGAGATGTTTGTCGGTATGGGAGCTTCCAAGGTTCGAGATCTTTTCGGACAGGCAAAGGAAAAGGCACCATGTATCGTGTTTATTGATGAAATTGATGCCATTGGTAAAAAGCGTGACGGACAAATGGGCGGAAATGATGAGAGGGAGCAGACCTTAAACCAGCTTCTTACAGAGATGGACGGATTTGAAGAAAATAATGGTGTCATCATTCTTGCTGCAACGAACCGTCCGGAGTCGTTAGATCCGGCACTTACACGTCCGGGACGTTTTGATAGACGTGTGCCGGTTGAACTGCCGGATCTTGCAGGCCGTGAAGCAATTTTAAAGGTTCATGCAAAGAAGATAAAAGCATCTGATGATGTTGACCTGCATACGATTGCACGTATGGCATCGGGTGCATCCGGTGCGGAGCTTGCCAATATTATAAATGAAGCAGCATTACGTGCTGTCCGTAGTGGAAGGACCGTTATAAATGAATCTGATCTCGAAGAAAGTATAGAAGTGGTTATTGCAGGATATCAGAAGAAGAATGCGGTTCTTTCAGATCAGGAGAAGAAGGTTGTTGCATATCATGAGATCGGACACGCTCTTGTAGCTGCATTGCAGAGTCATTCAGCACCGGTCCAGAAGATCACGATCATCCCGCGTACCTCAGGTGCACTCGGCTACACTATGCAGGTTGAGCAGGGTGATAAATATCTGATGACGAAAAAAGAACTTGAGAATAAGATTGCTACATTTACAGGCGGACGTGCGGCAGAGGAGATCGTATTTGGTGAGATCACGACCGGAGCCTCCAATGATATCGAACAGGCAACAAAAATTGCAAGAGCGATGATCACCCGCTACGGCATGACAGATGAATTCGACATGGTGGCAATGGAAAACGTGACCAACCAGTATCTTGGCGGCGATACGTCTCTTTCCTGTTCCGCAGATACACAGAAGGAAATTGATGAAAAAGTCGTGCAACTCGTAAAAGCAGAGCATGAAAAAGCAAGAAAAATCCTTGCTGAAAACAGGAAAAAACTGGACGAACTGGCTATGTACCTGTATGAGAAGGAAACAATTACAGGTGACGAATTTATGGATATTTTAGACAGAAAATAA